One genomic segment of Kordiimonas sp. SCSIO 12603 includes these proteins:
- a CDS encoding Do family serine endopeptidase, whose translation MRRLSRKIFLCGALVASAFAGASAQYENADRQVPSSNAQVQLSYAPIVKDTAPAVVNIYTTKVVRARRSAMFDDPLFKRFFGDQFSFGGSPKDRIQGSLGSGVIVRPNGVIVTNHHVIEGADEIRVVLSDRREFAADVVLADPKTDLAILQINAREERLPTLTLADSDNVLVGDLVLAIGNPFGVGQTVTSGIVSATARTQQGISDFGFFIQTDAAVNPGNSGGALVGMQGQLLGINTAIYSRTGASNGIGFAVPANMVNSVLRAALNEGQLARPWLGIRGQSVTNELASGLGLDRAGGILVDEVYPGSPAALADVQIGDVIMAVDGKEVIDEPGLNFRVATMENGADVPLAVLSEGFIQEKTLTLSLPPEPVERNLTKLDGRHPFQGVTVANLSPRFNEEIQVDPFLEGVVVLRVERRTAAGRYQFVAPGDIILGVNGNTVERVEDLASLDENAERFVYQVQRRGRVRECVIVPNRSYRCRDIR comes from the coding sequence ATGAGACGTTTAAGCAGGAAAATCTTCTTGTGTGGTGCCTTGGTTGCTTCTGCATTTGCTGGTGCTTCAGCACAATATGAAAATGCGGACAGGCAGGTGCCGTCTTCAAACGCACAGGTGCAGCTTTCTTATGCACCTATCGTGAAGGATACAGCCCCAGCTGTAGTGAATATCTATACAACGAAAGTGGTGCGGGCCAGACGATCAGCAATGTTTGATGATCCGCTTTTTAAGCGCTTTTTCGGTGATCAATTCAGTTTTGGCGGCAGTCCTAAAGACAGAATTCAAGGGTCACTTGGTTCTGGTGTAATTGTACGCCCCAACGGTGTGATTGTTACGAACCACCATGTGATCGAAGGTGCAGATGAAATTCGCGTAGTACTTTCTGATAGGCGAGAGTTTGCAGCTGATGTTGTTTTAGCTGATCCGAAAACAGATTTGGCGATCCTGCAAATTAATGCTCGCGAAGAACGTTTGCCGACACTAACGCTAGCAGATTCTGATAATGTACTGGTTGGTGATCTTGTACTTGCCATTGGTAACCCGTTTGGTGTTGGGCAAACAGTAACAAGCGGTATTGTTTCTGCAACAGCACGTACTCAGCAAGGTATCTCTGATTTTGGTTTCTTTATTCAAACAGATGCCGCGGTAAACCCCGGTAACTCGGGCGGCGCACTCGTGGGCATGCAAGGTCAATTGCTTGGCATCAATACAGCGATTTATAGCCGTACAGGTGCGTCAAACGGCATTGGCTTTGCCGTTCCAGCTAATATGGTGAACTCAGTGCTTCGCGCGGCTTTAAACGAAGGGCAGCTTGCTCGTCCTTGGCTCGGTATTCGCGGGCAGAGTGTAACTAATGAGTTAGCGTCAGGCCTTGGCCTTGATCGTGCAGGTGGTATTTTAGTTGATGAAGTATACCCGGGTAGTCCCGCAGCACTCGCTGATGTTCAGATTGGTGATGTGATCATGGCTGTTGATGGTAAAGAGGTTATTGATGAGCCAGGGCTTAACTTCCGTGTTGCAACAATGGAAAATGGTGCTGATGTGCCTCTAGCCGTACTCTCCGAAGGTTTTATTCAGGAAAAAACGCTTACACTTTCACTTCCGCCTGAGCCAGTAGAGCGCAATCTTACTAAACTAGATGGGCGTCATCCATTCCAAGGGGTGACAGTAGCTAACCTTTCTCCGCGCTTTAATGAGGAAATTCAGGTTGATCCATTCCTTGAAGGTGTGGTGGTGCTTAGGGTTGAGCGCAGAACAGCAGCGGGCCGTTACCAGTTTGTAGCACCCGGGGATATTATTCTCGGTGTAAACGGCAATACGGTTGAACGTGTTGAAGACCTTGCATCACTGGATGAAAATGCGGAGCGTTTTGTCTATCAAGTTCAGCGCCGCGGCCGCGTACGTGAATGTGTGATCGTACCAAACCGCTCCTACCGCTGTCGTGATATTCGGTAA
- a CDS encoding replication-associated recombination protein A — MDAASGPRPLADRLRPKDISEVVGQEHLLGEGGSLARMVASGRISSLILWGPPGTGKTTIARLLANHADLAFEQISAIFSGVADLKKVFEAAKMRRMSGRGTLLFVDEIHRFNRSQQDGFLPYVEDGTITLIGATTENPSFEINSALLSRMQVLVLNRHDDSMLEELISRAEDEVGKPLPVDEQARESLKVMADGDGRFLLNCVETVFDLAGEDVLSTKDIGKLLQKRAPSYDKDRDGHYNLISAFHKSMRGSDVDGALYWMARMLTAGEDPLYIIRRLVRIASEDIGMADPEAIHQALAAKDAYEFLGSPEGEGQIAQAVIYLASAPKSNAAYLAEKASKAVAKQTGSLMPPAHILNAPTKMMAEMGYGAGYIYDHDVEGGISGQNFFPEDMERQTFYNPVERGFERDIQKRMAYFAKVREEHAAKLKKNK; from the coding sequence ATGGACGCTGCCTCCGGGCCGCGTCCTCTTGCTGATAGGCTCAGGCCAAAAGATATCTCTGAAGTTGTCGGCCAGGAACATTTGCTGGGCGAGGGAGGTTCTCTTGCACGGATGGTGGCAAGCGGACGTATCAGCTCGCTCATTTTGTGGGGACCGCCAGGAACCGGGAAAACAACGATTGCTCGATTACTGGCTAATCATGCTGATCTGGCGTTTGAGCAGATATCAGCCATTTTTTCTGGGGTTGCTGATCTCAAGAAAGTTTTTGAAGCAGCAAAAATGCGCCGCATGTCAGGGCGTGGAACGCTTCTGTTTGTGGATGAAATCCACCGATTTAATCGGTCGCAGCAAGACGGTTTCCTCCCATATGTGGAAGACGGCACCATTACATTGATTGGCGCTACCACTGAAAATCCGTCCTTTGAGATAAACAGTGCGCTTCTTTCCCGAATGCAGGTGTTGGTGCTTAACAGGCATGATGACAGCATGCTGGAAGAGTTGATCTCACGTGCGGAAGATGAAGTGGGTAAGCCTCTTCCCGTTGATGAACAAGCCCGAGAAAGCCTTAAGGTGATGGCTGATGGGGATGGTCGTTTCCTGCTGAACTGTGTTGAAACTGTTTTTGATTTGGCCGGGGAGGATGTTCTGTCAACAAAGGATATTGGAAAGCTTCTTCAGAAACGTGCACCATCTTATGATAAAGACCGTGACGGCCACTATAACCTTATATCAGCATTCCATAAATCCATGCGTGGCTCTGATGTAGATGGCGCGCTTTACTGGATGGCTCGTATGCTGACAGCGGGAGAAGACCCGCTTTATATCATTCGCCGTCTGGTACGTATCGCCAGCGAAGATATTGGTATGGCAGACCCTGAAGCTATCCATCAAGCATTGGCCGCCAAAGATGCTTATGAATTTCTAGGTAGCCCGGAAGGAGAGGGGCAAATTGCTCAGGCTGTGATCTATCTAGCGTCTGCTCCTAAATCTAATGCAGCATATCTGGCTGAGAAAGCTTCAAAGGCTGTGGCTAAACAAACGGGTAGTCTTATGCCGCCAGCTCATATTCTCAACGCGCCAACTAAAATGATGGCTGAGATGGGATACGGTGCTGGCTATATCTATGATCATGATGTGGAGGGTGGTATCTCGGGGCAGAATTTCTTCCCAGAAGATATGGAACGACAGACTTTCTATAACCCAGTAGAGCGGGGATTTGAACGCGATATCCAAAAACGTATGGCGTATTTCGCCAAGGTTCGTGAAGAACATGCCGCAAAGCTTAAGAAAAATAAATAG
- a CDS encoding PAS domain-containing protein: protein MTEDFRWGEHCDSLCNAPLKLLKREDLDPRHPAIEFDNYWSSLNGGEIPAKEDFSPVDVKPVLKWMMLFERQMKDSDDQYKLYLQGTSAAELTNGSLQGQYLHEFTNADCYNSRRDLMRYVLKEGKPGFATAHTAPLKTDSEYSTDVTVGMFPFRNIEGECQVFVVPAPVSEKIRGWLNASW from the coding sequence ATGACCGAAGACTTTCGTTGGGGCGAACATTGTGACTCTTTGTGTAATGCTCCTCTAAAGCTGTTGAAGCGTGAGGATCTTGATCCAAGGCACCCTGCTATCGAGTTTGACAATTACTGGAGCAGTTTAAATGGTGGTGAGATACCTGCCAAAGAAGATTTTTCTCCCGTGGATGTTAAGCCTGTTCTCAAATGGATGATGTTGTTCGAACGCCAGATGAAAGATTCGGACGACCAATATAAATTATATCTTCAAGGCACCTCTGCCGCAGAATTAACGAACGGCTCGCTTCAGGGGCAGTATCTCCATGAATTCACTAATGCTGATTGTTATAATTCTCGTCGAGACCTGATGAGATACGTACTCAAAGAAGGGAAACCCGGGTTTGCAACAGCGCATACAGCGCCTTTGAAAACTGATAGTGAATATTCAACTGATGTAACTGTTGGTATGTTCCCTTTTAGGAATATTGAAGGGGAGTGCCAGGTTTTTGTCGTACCCGCACCAGTATCAGAAAAGATTCGTGGCTGGTTGAACGCTTCTTGGTAA
- the crcB gene encoding fluoride efflux transporter CrcB, which produces MNMLIAIALGGATGALLRHFVAVSIMRVLGSGFPYGTFSVNMIGSLIMGVLITGFAMKFEASQELRGFLTVGLLGSFTTFSTFSLEAALMIERGDWQGAGLYTFGSLIIGVLSLFAGMWLGKVLL; this is translated from the coding sequence ATGAATATGCTGATTGCGATAGCCCTTGGGGGCGCAACTGGGGCGTTGTTACGTCATTTTGTTGCTGTCAGCATTATGCGGGTGCTCGGCTCAGGTTTTCCGTACGGCACCTTCTCCGTGAATATGATTGGCAGCCTTATTATGGGTGTTCTAATAACAGGATTTGCCATGAAGTTTGAAGCCTCACAGGAACTGCGTGGTTTTCTTACTGTCGGGCTTTTAGGCAGCTTTACAACATTCTCCACATTTTCGCTTGAAGCAGCTCTAATGATTGAGCGCGGAGATTGGCAAGGCGCTGGGCTGTATACCTTTGGCTCCCTTATTATTGGTGTATTAAGTTTATTTGCAGGCATGTGGCTTGGTAAGGTTTTATTATGA
- a CDS encoding RluA family pseudouridine synthase, producing the protein MSGVQNIKVEKDDEGVRIDRWFKRHYPHVGFGQLQKIMRKGEVRLDGKRVKGSERVEEGQTIRVPPLGDAPKQEPRAPKLRMSEADIEELQSLVIYQDDDVLAINKPAGLPTQGGTGQVKHLDAMLDFLKFGSKHRPRLVHRLDKDTSGVLLLGRSANAAGALAAAFQTKETDKRYFALVRGVPKVPDGRIILKMDKAPIKGNERMVVTPDGKKSISDYAVVDRAAQEAAWLALKPHTGRTHQLRLHCAELGHPIIGDGKYGGPEAFLSGSISRKMHLHSRFITFPHPDGSNVTITAPLPEHMQASFDMLGFDIEDYDDSILDE; encoded by the coding sequence ATGAGTGGCGTTCAGAACATTAAAGTTGAAAAAGATGATGAAGGCGTTCGCATAGATCGCTGGTTTAAACGTCACTATCCTCATGTTGGATTTGGTCAGCTCCAGAAGATTATGCGCAAAGGCGAAGTTCGTCTTGATGGTAAGCGTGTGAAAGGCAGCGAACGGGTTGAAGAAGGGCAGACGATCCGCGTTCCACCGCTTGGGGATGCGCCAAAACAGGAACCCAGAGCACCGAAGTTACGTATGAGCGAGGCTGATATTGAAGAGCTTCAAAGCCTGGTTATTTACCAAGATGATGATGTTCTCGCGATTAATAAGCCTGCTGGCCTGCCAACGCAGGGCGGTACAGGGCAAGTGAAACATCTTGATGCTATGCTGGATTTCCTGAAATTCGGCTCGAAACACAGACCACGCCTTGTTCACAGGCTAGATAAAGATACTTCTGGTGTGCTTCTTCTAGGCCGTTCAGCTAATGCGGCTGGCGCACTTGCTGCGGCATTTCAGACAAAAGAAACAGATAAACGCTATTTTGCCCTTGTGCGGGGCGTTCCTAAAGTGCCCGATGGACGGATTATCCTCAAAATGGATAAAGCGCCGATTAAAGGTAATGAACGTATGGTGGTAACGCCAGATGGTAAGAAATCTATTTCAGATTATGCGGTAGTTGATCGGGCCGCACAGGAAGCTGCATGGCTTGCCCTTAAACCGCATACAGGGCGTACGCATCAGCTTCGCTTGCACTGCGCGGAATTAGGGCATCCTATCATTGGTGATGGCAAGTATGGTGGTCCGGAAGCCTTCCTTTCAGGAAGCATTTCCAGGAAGATGCACCTGCATAGTCGATTCATTACTTTCCCACATCCAGATGGCAGCAATGTAACAATTACCGCCCCATTGCCAGAGCATATGCAAGCCAGTTTTGATATGCTTGGTTTTGATATTGAGGACTATGACGACAGCATTCTTGATGAGTAG
- a CDS encoding dTDP-4-dehydrorhamnose 3,5-epimerase family protein: protein MEKSVKFGLPNDVILTPLKPITDSRGTLCEAFRLDRVPEKEFVQWNLVRSNVGTLRGVHVHKNRADYLVVIEGEMLLGLYDMRRNSPTFQQSTIVSITPETHKAAYIPTGVAHGFYFTQPSLTMYGLTEYWSMADEMGCHPFDADLKLNWPETENAKLSDRDQAAGTLAVMQAEYDEWVNKNG, encoded by the coding sequence ATGGAAAAGTCTGTAAAGTTCGGATTGCCGAATGACGTAATACTCACACCTCTCAAGCCTATTACCGATAGCCGAGGAACTCTTTGCGAAGCTTTCCGTTTAGACCGTGTTCCTGAAAAGGAATTCGTGCAATGGAATTTAGTTAGATCCAATGTTGGTACCTTGCGCGGAGTGCATGTACATAAAAATCGAGCGGATTATCTAGTTGTTATCGAAGGTGAAATGCTGTTGGGGCTCTATGATATGCGCCGTAATTCGCCAACTTTTCAGCAGAGCACAATTGTCAGTATTACACCAGAAACTCATAAAGCAGCTTATATTCCAACGGGTGTAGCACACGGTTTCTATTTCACTCAGCCAAGTCTCACGATGTATGGCCTAACGGAATACTGGAGTATGGCGGATGAAATGGGATGCCATCCTTTCGATGCTGATTTGAAGTTAAACTGGCCGGAAACTGAAAATGCAAAACTGTCTGATAGAGATCAGGCTGCGGGCACGCTTGCGGTAATGCAAGCGGAATATGATGAATGGGTAAATAAAAATGGCTGA
- a CDS encoding Gfo/Idh/MocA family protein, whose protein sequence is MADAVRIGLIGCGRWGKNILRDLLLLGCDVHVAEHREKNRALALDAGASSVCYDQSELPNEMDGYVIAVPTARHYETLLTLENSVAPIFIEKPMVPSLEQAEDIAQRMGDRVFVMHKWRYHPGIEKIAELRASNKYGKLEHLRTRRLQWMQPHKDVDAFWILAPHDVSIIMHILGDLPKIKAVQAMVTDNDIHALTAFLGNYPSVEMSVSDIHPKTERLVSAKFERAVVSMTDPCDDFLHIRYLDADGTPGEEVSKIQISKEFPLIREIRSFVDYISGGPKPFSCVADEIKMMQVLHSLRTEALASAG, encoded by the coding sequence ATGGCTGATGCTGTAAGAATTGGACTTATTGGCTGTGGTCGTTGGGGGAAAAATATCCTTCGAGATCTTTTGCTGCTTGGTTGTGATGTGCATGTTGCAGAACATAGAGAAAAAAATAGGGCATTAGCGCTTGATGCAGGCGCCTCTTCTGTTTGTTACGATCAATCAGAGCTACCAAATGAAATGGATGGTTATGTCATTGCTGTCCCCACGGCTAGGCACTACGAGACCTTGTTGACTCTAGAAAATAGTGTTGCTCCAATATTTATTGAAAAACCAATGGTGCCAAGTTTAGAGCAGGCTGAAGATATTGCTCAGAGAATGGGGGATCGTGTTTTTGTAATGCACAAATGGCGGTATCACCCTGGTATTGAAAAAATTGCAGAACTGAGAGCTTCAAATAAATACGGAAAATTGGAACATTTAAGAACCAGAAGACTGCAATGGATGCAACCGCATAAAGATGTAGATGCTTTCTGGATTTTGGCCCCTCATGATGTTTCTATAATCATGCATATACTTGGTGATTTGCCGAAGATCAAAGCTGTGCAGGCTATGGTAACGGACAATGATATTCATGCCCTCACAGCTTTTTTGGGTAATTACCCAAGTGTAGAAATGAGTGTTTCGGATATTCATCCGAAGACAGAGCGTCTTGTTTCAGCAAAATTTGAGCGTGCGGTAGTTTCGATGACTGATCCATGTGACGATTTTCTTCACATAAGGTATCTGGATGCTGATGGTACGCCCGGTGAAGAAGTATCTAAGATTCAAATATCAAAAGAGTTTCCTCTGATCCGGGAAATTCGGTCATTTGTTGATTATATTTCGGGTGGCCCAAAACCCTTCAGTTGTGTAGCTGATGAAATTAAAATGATGCAGGTGTTACATTCGTTACGCACAGAAGCATTAGCTTCCGCTGGATAA
- a CDS encoding dTDP-4-dehydrorhamnose 3,5-epimerase family protein, with protein sequence MFDVFSLPEGVIVSTQQKFSDDRGWLYEGYNISRCPTELRQLTISESDANTLRGMHVHYKRHDYVMVVSGALILGLVDMRPNSDSFRKSSCLILKPEEACTVYIPLGIGHGFAFQEKTRYLTGLSVAWSPEDEFLFRYDDPVLQFDWGVNEPILSEKDRNAGSFESAVRQYLEAASGSQGG encoded by the coding sequence ATGTTTGATGTTTTTAGTTTGCCGGAAGGCGTTATAGTATCGACACAGCAGAAGTTTTCGGATGATAGAGGATGGTTATATGAGGGCTATAACATTTCTAGATGCCCTACAGAACTTCGGCAGTTAACTATATCGGAAAGTGATGCAAATACACTTCGGGGTATGCATGTACATTATAAGCGACATGATTATGTGATGGTGGTTAGTGGTGCACTGATCTTGGGGCTTGTTGATATGCGACCCAATTCAGATAGTTTTCGTAAAAGCAGTTGTCTTATATTGAAGCCTGAAGAAGCTTGCACTGTCTATATCCCACTAGGAATAGGACACGGATTTGCATTTCAAGAGAAGACGCGATATCTCACAGGATTAAGTGTAGCTTGGAGCCCTGAAGATGAATTTCTTTTCAGGTACGATGATCCTGTACTTCAGTTTGACTGGGGCGTTAACGAACCGATTTTGTCTGAAAAAGATAGAAATGCAGGTTCATTTGAAAGTGCTGTAAGGCAGTATCTTGAGGCCGCCAGTGGTTCGCAAGGAGGGTAA
- a CDS encoding glycosyltransferase family 2 protein: MPLFSVVIPTYTNCETIVWAIRSVQEQTLQDFEILVVGDGAPKKTSEIMAQECANDKRITFFENSKGEGNGELHRHHALLKAKGKYVAYLGDDDLWHKSHLETVKLHLHEVDFLNTVHLCLYPNDKLIAFQGNLNDAALRSAMMKNKYNFFGPTTAAHTMEAYSKLPSGWSPKPQGMWSDLHMWRQWFGQSDVRFKTVPEITTMHLDSSVRGTPTIERALESQKWLEKLRNDDEFKAIKAKALENLLLDTDKKRYAAFQFRDQLSKMGLMALQGKQISIQTLDRVVRLRPVDD, encoded by the coding sequence TTGCCTCTATTTTCTGTTGTAATACCTACATATACCAACTGTGAAACAATTGTCTGGGCGATCAGGAGTGTGCAGGAGCAAACGTTACAGGATTTTGAAATCCTTGTAGTTGGTGACGGAGCGCCTAAAAAGACTTCTGAAATAATGGCACAGGAATGTGCGAACGATAAGCGTATCACTTTCTTTGAAAACTCAAAAGGTGAAGGAAACGGTGAGCTGCATAGGCATCATGCTCTTCTTAAAGCTAAAGGTAAGTATGTTGCCTATTTAGGGGATGATGATCTTTGGCATAAAAGCCATTTAGAAACAGTGAAGTTGCATCTGCACGAGGTGGATTTTCTGAATACGGTGCATCTATGCCTATATCCGAATGACAAACTCATTGCGTTTCAAGGTAATTTGAATGACGCTGCTTTACGTAGTGCAATGATGAAGAATAAGTACAACTTCTTCGGGCCGACGACCGCTGCCCATACCATGGAAGCATATAGTAAATTGCCTTCTGGCTGGTCCCCAAAACCGCAGGGTATGTGGTCTGATTTACATATGTGGCGGCAGTGGTTTGGCCAAAGCGATGTGCGCTTTAAAACCGTCCCAGAAATTACCACGATGCATCTGGATTCTAGCGTGAGGGGTACACCCACTATAGAAAGAGCACTTGAATCTCAAAAATGGCTTGAAAAATTGCGGAATGATGATGAATTTAAAGCCATTAAGGCAAAAGCGCTAGAGAACTTGCTTTTAGACACAGATAAAAAGCGTTATGCGGCTTTTCAATTCCGCGATCAACTCTCGAAAATGGGACTTATGGCCTTACAAGGGAAGCAAATCTCGATACAGACCTTGGATCGAGTAGTAAGGTTGAGGCCGGTGGATGACTGA
- a CDS encoding HAD-IA family hydrolase gives MTEFNKLVIFDCDGTLVDSQHMIIGSMHDTFDKAGFERKTDQEVRAIVGLSLHEAIASLLPHEGTEVHAAMTNDYKQIFYERRTQQGAGPDPLYDGTREALVALNEAGYLLGVATGSSRRGLDRVLAEHDLASFFVTLQTADGHPSKPHPSMIFTAIAEAGSSPESAVMVGDTSYDIMMSVKAGTTPIGVNWGYHSEDLLADVGAKHIASHYNQIPALVKAAIGD, from the coding sequence ATGACTGAGTTCAATAAACTTGTTATTTTTGATTGTGACGGCACACTTGTTGACAGTCAGCATATGATTATTGGTTCAATGCATGACACCTTTGATAAGGCGGGTTTCGAGAGAAAAACGGACCAAGAAGTTCGCGCCATCGTAGGCCTAAGTCTTCATGAAGCGATAGCCAGCTTGTTACCACATGAAGGTACTGAGGTTCATGCGGCGATGACGAATGATTACAAACAAATATTTTATGAACGCCGAACACAGCAAGGAGCAGGGCCTGACCCCCTCTATGATGGAACACGTGAGGCACTTGTAGCCCTTAACGAAGCAGGGTATCTGCTTGGTGTTGCTACGGGGAGCAGCCGAAGAGGATTAGATAGAGTTCTTGCAGAGCATGATCTGGCAAGTTTTTTCGTAACACTACAAACTGCAGATGGGCATCCTTCTAAGCCTCATCCTTCGATGATTTTTACCGCTATCGCTGAGGCAGGGTCAAGTCCTGAAAGTGCAGTTATGGTTGGTGATACCAGTTATGATATCATGATGTCCGTGAAAGCTGGTACAACGCCTATTGGCGTAAATTGGGGATATCACAGTGAAGATCTATTGGCGGACGTAGGTGCGAAGCATATTGCCTCTCATTACAATCAGATACCCGCTTTGGTGAAAGCAGCGATAGGTGATTAA
- a CDS encoding ATP12 family chaperone protein, translating into MKVFYKEVTVEAVDGGFGVALDGRIIKTPGKDTLVMLTSVLAEAVAEEWRAQSDEVDASTMPITKLANTALDRVAKRMDDVAAEIANFGGTDLLCYRADEPEELIKRQNEIWNPYLEWAKDVLHADLKTTDGIMPVAQDEAALNQLTVQVIACDPFELTALHEFTNGFGSLVLALAYMQGHKPFDELWAASLLDLTYQEEQWGLDYEVEDKRKEKLADLEATCRFLKLVRDN; encoded by the coding sequence ATGAAAGTTTTCTACAAGGAAGTAACTGTTGAAGCCGTGGATGGCGGCTTTGGTGTCGCCCTTGATGGCAGAATTATTAAAACACCAGGCAAAGATACGCTTGTTATGCTGACATCGGTCCTTGCCGAAGCGGTGGCTGAAGAATGGCGCGCGCAAAGTGATGAGGTTGATGCTTCAACAATGCCTATCACCAAGCTTGCAAACACGGCGCTGGACCGGGTAGCAAAACGAATGGATGATGTGGCGGCTGAAATTGCGAATTTCGGAGGCACAGACCTACTCTGTTACAGGGCAGATGAACCGGAAGAACTTATTAAACGTCAGAATGAGATCTGGAACCCTTATCTTGAATGGGCCAAAGATGTACTACACGCAGATTTGAAGACAACAGATGGCATCATGCCTGTGGCGCAGGATGAAGCTGCACTTAATCAACTTACGGTGCAGGTAATTGCTTGCGATCCCTTTGAGTTGACGGCGTTACATGAATTTACCAATGGCTTTGGCTCTCTAGTGCTCGCGCTTGCCTATATGCAGGGGCATAAGCCCTTTGATGAACTATGGGCCGCTAGCCTTCTTGATCTTACCTATCAGGAAGAACAGTGGGGGCTTGATTATGAAGTTGAAGACAAACGTAAAGAAAAACTCGCTGATTTAGAAGCAACATGCAGGTTTTTGAAACTAGTTCGGGATAACTAG
- a CDS encoding acyl-CoA carboxylase subunit beta: protein MKEILERLEEKRNQARLGGGQKRIDAQHGRGKLTARERIDLLLDEDSFEEYDMFVEHRCADFGMEDTKFAGDGVVTGSGTINGRLVYVYSQDFTVFGGSLSETHAQKIIKVMDMAMKVGAPVIGLNDSGGARIQEGVAALGGYADVFQKNILASGVVPQISMIMGPCAGGAVYSPAMTDFIFMVEDTSYMFVTGPDVVKTVTNEVVTQEELGGASTHTTKSGVADKAFSNDVEALAQLRRFMDFLPLNNREPAPVRPTFDKPDRIEDSLDSVIPSNPNKPYDMHEVITKMVDEGDFFEIQPSHAGNIIVGMARMDGQTVGIVANQPMVLAGCLDIDSSKKAARFVRFCDCFNIPIVTLVDVPGFLPGTAQEYGGIIKHGAKLLFAYGEATVPKITIITRKAYGGAYDVMASKHLRGDLNYAWPKAEIAVMGAKGAVEILYRKEKDDPEKIAERTKEYEDLFANPFVAAQRGFIDEVIMPHSTRKRVITGLRKLANKHLENPWKKHDNIPL from the coding sequence ATGAAAGAAATCCTGGAAAGGCTCGAAGAAAAACGTAATCAGGCTCGCCTTGGCGGCGGTCAGAAACGTATCGATGCCCAGCACGGTCGCGGCAAACTTACTGCACGTGAACGTATTGATCTTTTGCTCGATGAAGATAGTTTCGAAGAATATGATATGTTTGTAGAGCACCGCTGTGCGGATTTTGGTATGGAAGATACCAAATTTGCAGGTGACGGTGTTGTAACAGGCTCAGGCACAATCAATGGTCGCTTGGTTTATGTATATAGCCAGGACTTTACCGTGTTCGGTGGTTCACTTTCTGAAACACATGCACAGAAAATCATTAAAGTTATGGACATGGCCATGAAGGTGGGGGCACCGGTTATTGGTCTTAATGATAGTGGTGGCGCTCGTATTCAGGAAGGTGTGGCAGCCCTTGGTGGTTATGCGGATGTATTCCAGAAAAATATTCTGGCTTCTGGCGTTGTGCCGCAGATTTCCATGATTATGGGCCCTTGTGCTGGTGGTGCAGTTTACAGCCCGGCGATGACAGATTTCATTTTTATGGTGGAAGATACTTCTTATATGTTTGTAACAGGCCCTGATGTGGTGAAAACTGTAACAAACGAAGTGGTGACACAGGAAGAACTTGGTGGCGCTTCTACGCACACAACCAAGTCTGGTGTCGCGGATAAAGCCTTCTCAAATGATGTGGAAGCCCTTGCGCAACTTCGCCGTTTTATGGATTTCCTACCACTCAATAACCGTGAGCCAGCGCCTGTTCGTCCAACATTTGATAAGCCGGACCGTATCGAGGATTCCCTTGATAGCGTGATCCCATCAAACCCAAACAAGCCATATGACATGCATGAAGTGATCACTAAAATGGTGGACGAGGGTGATTTCTTTGAAATTCAGCCTAGTCATGCAGGCAATATCATTGTTGGCATGGCACGTATGGATGGTCAGACAGTAGGTATTGTTGCTAACCAACCAATGGTTCTTGCGGGCTGTCTGGATATTGATAGTTCGAAGAAAGCTGCACGTTTTGTTCGCTTCTGCGATTGTTTCAATATTCCAATCGTTACTCTTGTAGATGTTCCAGGCTTTTTGCCGGGCACTGCACAGGAATATGGTGGAATCATCAAGCACGGTGCGAAGCTTCTGTTTGCATACGGTGAAGCAACTGTTCCGAAAATTACGATCATTACCCGCAAAGCATATGGCGGAGCATATGACGTGATGGCATCCAAGCATTTGCGTGGTGATTTGAACTATGCATGGCCAAAAGCAGAAATTGCTGTAATGGGTGCGAAAGGCGCGGTGGAAATTCTTTACCGTAAGGAAAAGGATGATCCTGAGAAAATTGCTGAACGCACTAAAGAATATGAAGACCTGTTTGCTAACCCGTTTGTAGCGGCGCAGCGCGGTTTCATTGATGAAGTAATTATGCCGCACAGCACGCGTAAACGTGTGATCACAGGTCTCCGTAAGCTTGCTAATAAGCACTTGGAGAACCCGTGGAAGAAGCACGATAATATTCCGCTTTAG